The following are encoded together in the Euwallacea fornicatus isolate EFF26 chromosome 11, ASM4011564v1, whole genome shotgun sequence genome:
- the LOC136342175 gene encoding uro-adherence factor A-like isoform X4, which produces MTDRPTNQHETTARLPQWSNQGLGPKRTMLVMVVVVGCFAVLWPKIFYPMLVGNANSGMRPGPEDRGCCDVISEMDVDTIKIMSELCRSIIDRGGNNELKGKEIVAQCRKAVLETCGIDISAALHDRISLGHSTKQILEEVRSLNGTMCLQYHFGVSPWKLGVGHRVNAKAYPANSIRQERPAYIRPGAMHPAFRERGRAIPETGEGLPRRAVPPKIVEGRPGPIPGIRPAMGGQGIVHPKQHTQGLIGILMPIYTIIIVIFFTYTCIRLASKKKTEMSYEGAPLYPPCDTDDDFRKEVFDTGRPFFDRPYRDNSKIGDEELDQLRRRLRETELAMERIVTQMDKVPLAVQERLKPNGALPKDEDQGSVTVLGMVTTASAESGKKWSRPDSPVLPHMQQTPKEPSPPPQQIFLDTPLPPQSQILVAELEAQKDSEDDCPVVLAGKMTLSVISLDSEDSSSSGRREDEGRRTSSSNVSEEFEKINAADLEEQIDDIIEQGVAVAEDIEELSPLGRTPLEGEEEDVMQEIKTQLKLEDDFLKVLREEELQSVVKEDSANLELENLINIQKQLEKALFEDSPPSVDLEKGDETLQRGKALFAETSHELQEEPKEPESAFSVVGFVPDLSGGQGSNEEVSKRIEETFQNIESDAVSGNETELEKALFEGVSHELQEKPMEPDPEISVGGLVPDSFGNQESNEQVSRIAAETSQNRESNILLGKEKQLGKALFEEASHELQEEAKEPEPETSLVGLIPELLGSGRNNEEALELEAVLDIQQQLEKALFRTSQGGIEEEKKVLTKRSPEKLVEQSERGKLLFEEASSLGLPDEAQKAETENSATGLVPSLPGSEEAPVEASGFEISKETARETADIDQADTLTKLELGNESLSQDVAETATDLAANEEAAAASPVSLLPLDLNTLLDNKKQQENPLVRDSPEAEDPRADIPLEAEISGDERQETPLKESLIESDIEAELDAAEEEVNEEPSSSRQIPQVAQNEPNNEASPAFDLPQEVFQPLVLREHPEGSHEESNKDEATVSRSPINSRIYRLGEPSVEQILSAELGRNSEETSQADALLQDQSIRTEEAPSEEEDVDGDLDVVEQIIEEIHYETDEEDLDDDQERVNGVGTSEGSSRNGAEPSETAAENDISENELVNDDDEEDEEIEEIIEYVDNTDEEGEEIIEVNGNERHLNNGNHAH; this is translated from the exons ATGACGGACCGTCCAACCAACCAACACGAGACCACCGCGCGACTGCCCCAATGGTCCAACCAGGGCCTTGGTCCCAAGAGAACGATGCTGGtgatggtggtggtggtgggcTGTTTCGCCGTACTCTGGCCCAAGATCTTCTACCCCATGCTGGTGGGCAACGCCAATTCGGGCATGCGCCCTGGTCCCGAAGACCGAG GCTGTTGCGACGTCATCTCTGAAATGGACGTGGAcaccattaaaataatgtcGGAGCTATGCAGGTCCATTATAGATCGGGGGGGCAATAACGAACTGAAGGGCAAGGAAATTGTGGCCCAATGCCGGAAAGCTGTTTTGGAGACTTGCGGCATCGACATTTCGGCCGCGTTGCACGACCGCATTTCGTTAGGCCACAGCACCAAACAGATCTTGGAGGAGGTGCGCTCCCTTAACGGCACGATGTGCCTGCAGTACCATTTCGGGGTGTCTCCATGGAAGCTGGGGGTGGGGCATCGTGTCAACGCGAAGGCCTATCCGGCCAATA GTATACGTCAGGAGAGACCCGCCTATATTCGACCGGGAGCGATGCACCCCGCCTTCAGGGAGCGCGGAAGGGCCATTCCGGAAACGGGGGAGGGTCTGCCCAGAAGGGCGGTACCACCCAAAATCGTGGAGGGCCGG CCGGGCCCCATCCCAGGAATAAGACCCGCCATGGGTGGACAGGGCATTGTCCACCCGAAGCAACACACCCAGGGCCTCATCGGCATTCTCATGCCCATCTACACAATAATTATAGTAATCTTCTTCACATACACTTGCATTAGG CTCGCCTCCAAGAAGAAAACTGAAATGAGCTACGAAGGGGCGCCACTGTACCCCCCCTGTGACACCGACGACGATTTCCGCAAAGAAGTCTTCGACACGGGCAGGCCCTTCTTTGATCGGCCCTACAGGGACAACAGCAAAATCG GAGACGAGGAGCTGGACCAGCTGCGCAGGCGGCTGCGCGAGACCGAGCTCGCCATGGAGCGCATCGTCACACAGATGGACAAGGTCCCCCTGGCGGTACAG GAGAGGCTCAAGCCCAATGGGGCGCTTCCGAAAGACGAGGACCAAGGCTCGGTCACCGTATTGGGAATGGTTACGACAGCCAGTGCTGAGAGTGGTAAAAAGTGGTCCCGACCAGACTCTCCGGTCCTCCCACACATGCAGCAGACTCCCAAGGAAccttctcctcctcctcaG CAAATATTCTTGGACACACCTCTGCCGCCTCAATCTCAGATCCTGGTAGCAGAGCTGGAGGCTCAGAAAGATTCTGAGGATGACTGCCCAGTGGTGTTGGCAGGCAAAATGACCCTCAGTGTAATCAGCTTGGATTCTG AGGACTCTTCAAGCTCGGGAAGGAGGGAGGACGAGGGGCGCAGGACCAGCAGCAGCAACGTTTCAGAGGAGTTCGAGAAAATCAACGCTGCCGACCTCGAGGAGCAGATTGACGACATCATTGAGCAGGGCGTCGCCGTGGCTGAAGACATTGAGGA ACTCAGCCCTCTGGGGAGAACGCCCTTGGAAGGGGAGGAGGAAGACGTTATGCAGGAAATCAAGACGCAGCTAAAGCTGGAGgatgattttttgaaagtctTGCGAGAGGAGGAGCTGCAGAGCGTGGTTAAAGAAGACTCTGCAAACCTGGAATTggagaatttaattaatattcagaAGCAACTGGAAAAGGCACTTTTTGAGGATTCTCCACCAAGTGTGGACCTTGAGAAGGGAGATGAAACTCTCCAGCGAGGGAAAGCACTCTTTGCGGAAACCTCCCATGAGCTGCAAGAGGAGCCAAAGGAGCCTGAGTCAGCATTTTCAGTAGTGGGTTTCGTTCCGGATTTATCGGGCGGCCAAGGGAGTAACGAAGAAGTCTCCAAGAGAATTGAAGAAACCTTTCAAAATATAGAAAGTGACGCTGTTTCGGGTAACGAAACGGAGCTGGAAAAGGCACTTTTTGAGGGAGTCTCCCATGAGCTGCAAGAGAAGCCAATGGAGCCTGACCCAGAAATTTCAGTGGGGGGTTTAGTTCCAGACTCGTTCGGTAACCAGGAAAGTAACGAACAAGTCTCCAGGATAGCTGCAGAAACATCTCAAAACAGAGAAAGTAACATTCTTTTGGGTAAAGAGAAGCAGCTGGGAAAGGCACTCTTTGAGGAAGCCTCTCATGAGCTGCAAGAAGAGGCAAAAGAGCCCGAACCGGAGACTTCTTTAGTCGGTTTAATTCCGGAATTACTGGGCAGTGGAAGAAACAATGAAGAAGCCCTGGAACTCGAGGCTGTTTTAGACATTCAGCAACAGTTAGAAAAGGCACTTTTCCGGACCTCTCAAGGAGGTAttgaagaagagaaaaaggTTCTCACAAAACGTTCTCCAGAAAAACTTGTGGAACAATCCGAACGAGGAAAATTACTCTTCGAAGAGGCGTCATCCCTTGGCCTGCCAGACGAGGCACAAAAGGCCGAGACCGAAAATTCAGCTACCGGATTAGTCCCAAGTTTGCCAGGCAGCGAGGAAGCCCCAGTTGAGGCATCAGGAttcgaaatatcaaaagaaactGCCCGTGAAACAGCAGATATTGATCAGGCCGACACACTAACAAAATTGGAACTTGGAAATGAATCTCTTTCTCAAGATGTTGCCGAAACTGCAACAGATTTGGCGGCCAATGAAGAAGCTGCAGCTGCATCTCCAGTAAGTCTATTACCCCTAGATCTTAACACTTTGTTGGACAATAAAAAGCAGCAAGAAAACCCGCTTGTGAGAGATTCTCCTGAAGCTGAAGATCCGAGAGCAGACATTCCCCTTGAAGCAGAGATCTCTGGAGATGAACGGCAAGAAACTCCTCTTAAAGAATCTCTTATTGAAAGTGATATCGAAGCCGAACTTGATGCTGCAGAGGAGGAGGTAAACGAGGAACCTTCCAGCTCTCGGCAAATCCCCCAAGTCGCTCAAAACGAACCTAACAATGAAGCTTCGCCTGCGTTTGACCTCCCACAAGAAGTGTTTCAGCCCTTGGTGCTGCGAGAACATCCTGAAGGCTCTCACGAAGAGTCCAATAAAGATGAGGCGACTGTTAGTCGATCTCCCATTAATTCAAGAATATATCGACTTGGGGAGCCTTCAGTTGAGCAGATTTTAAGCGCGGAATTGGGGAGAAATTCGGAGGAAACGAGCCAGGCCGATGCGCTCCTCCAAGACCAGTCAATTAGGACTGAAGAGGCGCCTTCCGAAGAGGAGGATGTTGACGGAGATTTGGATGTTGTGGAgcaaataattgaagaaatccATTACGAGACTGACGAAGAGGACTTGGACGATGATCAGGAGAGGGTGAACGGGGTGGGCACAAGCGAGGGCTCCTCTAGGAATGGGGCGGAGCCCAGCGAGACTGCAGCGGAAAACGACATTTCCGAG AATGAACTCGTGAACGACGATGATGAAGAGGACGAAGAGATAGAGGAGATCATTGAGTATGTGGACAACACTGACGAAGAGGGCGAGGAGATAATCGAAGTCAACGGAAACGAGAGGCACCTCAACAACGGCAACCACGCTCATTGA
- the LOC136342175 gene encoding uro-adherence factor A-like isoform X3, with product MTDRPTNQHETTARLPQWSNQGLGPKRTMLVMVVVVGCFAVLWPKIFYPMLVGNANSGMRPGPEDRGCCDVISEMDVDTIKIMSELCRSIIDRGGNNELKGKEIVAQCRKAVLETCGIDISAALHDRISLGHSTKQILEEVRSLNGTMCLQYHFGVSPWKLGVGHRVNAKAYPANSIRQERPAYIRPGAMHPAFRERGRAIPETGEGLPRRAVPPKIVEGRPGPIPGIRPAMGGQGIVHPKQHTQGLIGILMPIYTIIIVIFFTYTCIRLASKKKTEMSYEGAPLYPPCDTDDDFRKEVFDTGRPFFDRPYRDNSKIVVNAVAALLEEVNIEIEAHKNKTPPDPASSNTEQERLKPNGALPKDEDQGSVTVLGMVTTASAESGKKWSRPDSPVLPHMQQTPKEPSPPPQQIFLDTPLPPQSQILVAELEAQKDSEDDCPVVLAGKMTLSVISLDSEDSSSSGRREDEGRRTSSSNVSEEFEKINAADLEEQIDDIIEQGVAVAEDIEELSPLGRTPLEGEEEDVMQEIKTQLKLEDDFLKVLREEELQSVVKEDSANLELENLINIQKQLEKALFEDSPPSVDLEKGDETLQRGKALFAETSHELQEEPKEPESAFSVVGFVPDLSGGQGSNEEVSKRIEETFQNIESDAVSGNETELEKALFEGVSHELQEKPMEPDPEISVGGLVPDSFGNQESNEQVSRIAAETSQNRESNILLGKEKQLGKALFEEASHELQEEAKEPEPETSLVGLIPELLGSGRNNEEALELEAVLDIQQQLEKALFRTSQGGIEEEKKVLTKRSPEKLVEQSERGKLLFEEASSLGLPDEAQKAETENSATGLVPSLPGSEEAPVEASGFEISKETARETADIDQADTLTKLELGNESLSQDVAETATDLAANEEAAAASPVSLLPLDLNTLLDNKKQQENPLVRDSPEAEDPRADIPLEAEISGDERQETPLKESLIESDIEAELDAAEEEVNEEPSSSRQIPQVAQNEPNNEASPAFDLPQEVFQPLVLREHPEGSHEESNKDEATVSRSPINSRIYRLGEPSVEQILSAELGRNSEETSQADALLQDQSIRTEEAPSEEEDVDGDLDVVEQIIEEIHYETDEEDLDDDQERVNGVGTSEGSSRNGAEPSETAAENDISENELVNDDDEEDEEIEEIIEYVDNTDEEGEEIIEVNGNERHLNNGNHAH from the exons ATGACGGACCGTCCAACCAACCAACACGAGACCACCGCGCGACTGCCCCAATGGTCCAACCAGGGCCTTGGTCCCAAGAGAACGATGCTGGtgatggtggtggtggtgggcTGTTTCGCCGTACTCTGGCCCAAGATCTTCTACCCCATGCTGGTGGGCAACGCCAATTCGGGCATGCGCCCTGGTCCCGAAGACCGAG GCTGTTGCGACGTCATCTCTGAAATGGACGTGGAcaccattaaaataatgtcGGAGCTATGCAGGTCCATTATAGATCGGGGGGGCAATAACGAACTGAAGGGCAAGGAAATTGTGGCCCAATGCCGGAAAGCTGTTTTGGAGACTTGCGGCATCGACATTTCGGCCGCGTTGCACGACCGCATTTCGTTAGGCCACAGCACCAAACAGATCTTGGAGGAGGTGCGCTCCCTTAACGGCACGATGTGCCTGCAGTACCATTTCGGGGTGTCTCCATGGAAGCTGGGGGTGGGGCATCGTGTCAACGCGAAGGCCTATCCGGCCAATA GTATACGTCAGGAGAGACCCGCCTATATTCGACCGGGAGCGATGCACCCCGCCTTCAGGGAGCGCGGAAGGGCCATTCCGGAAACGGGGGAGGGTCTGCCCAGAAGGGCGGTACCACCCAAAATCGTGGAGGGCCGG CCGGGCCCCATCCCAGGAATAAGACCCGCCATGGGTGGACAGGGCATTGTCCACCCGAAGCAACACACCCAGGGCCTCATCGGCATTCTCATGCCCATCTACACAATAATTATAGTAATCTTCTTCACATACACTTGCATTAGG CTCGCCTCCAAGAAGAAAACTGAAATGAGCTACGAAGGGGCGCCACTGTACCCCCCCTGTGACACCGACGACGATTTCCGCAAAGAAGTCTTCGACACGGGCAGGCCCTTCTTTGATCGGCCCTACAGGGACAACAGCAAAATCG TCGTAAATGCGGTGGCCGCCCTCCTGGAGGAGGTCAATATCGAGATCGAGGCCCACAAGAATAAAACGCCCCCCGATCCCGCCTCCTCCAACACAGAACAG GAGAGGCTCAAGCCCAATGGGGCGCTTCCGAAAGACGAGGACCAAGGCTCGGTCACCGTATTGGGAATGGTTACGACAGCCAGTGCTGAGAGTGGTAAAAAGTGGTCCCGACCAGACTCTCCGGTCCTCCCACACATGCAGCAGACTCCCAAGGAAccttctcctcctcctcaG CAAATATTCTTGGACACACCTCTGCCGCCTCAATCTCAGATCCTGGTAGCAGAGCTGGAGGCTCAGAAAGATTCTGAGGATGACTGCCCAGTGGTGTTGGCAGGCAAAATGACCCTCAGTGTAATCAGCTTGGATTCTG AGGACTCTTCAAGCTCGGGAAGGAGGGAGGACGAGGGGCGCAGGACCAGCAGCAGCAACGTTTCAGAGGAGTTCGAGAAAATCAACGCTGCCGACCTCGAGGAGCAGATTGACGACATCATTGAGCAGGGCGTCGCCGTGGCTGAAGACATTGAGGA ACTCAGCCCTCTGGGGAGAACGCCCTTGGAAGGGGAGGAGGAAGACGTTATGCAGGAAATCAAGACGCAGCTAAAGCTGGAGgatgattttttgaaagtctTGCGAGAGGAGGAGCTGCAGAGCGTGGTTAAAGAAGACTCTGCAAACCTGGAATTggagaatttaattaatattcagaAGCAACTGGAAAAGGCACTTTTTGAGGATTCTCCACCAAGTGTGGACCTTGAGAAGGGAGATGAAACTCTCCAGCGAGGGAAAGCACTCTTTGCGGAAACCTCCCATGAGCTGCAAGAGGAGCCAAAGGAGCCTGAGTCAGCATTTTCAGTAGTGGGTTTCGTTCCGGATTTATCGGGCGGCCAAGGGAGTAACGAAGAAGTCTCCAAGAGAATTGAAGAAACCTTTCAAAATATAGAAAGTGACGCTGTTTCGGGTAACGAAACGGAGCTGGAAAAGGCACTTTTTGAGGGAGTCTCCCATGAGCTGCAAGAGAAGCCAATGGAGCCTGACCCAGAAATTTCAGTGGGGGGTTTAGTTCCAGACTCGTTCGGTAACCAGGAAAGTAACGAACAAGTCTCCAGGATAGCTGCAGAAACATCTCAAAACAGAGAAAGTAACATTCTTTTGGGTAAAGAGAAGCAGCTGGGAAAGGCACTCTTTGAGGAAGCCTCTCATGAGCTGCAAGAAGAGGCAAAAGAGCCCGAACCGGAGACTTCTTTAGTCGGTTTAATTCCGGAATTACTGGGCAGTGGAAGAAACAATGAAGAAGCCCTGGAACTCGAGGCTGTTTTAGACATTCAGCAACAGTTAGAAAAGGCACTTTTCCGGACCTCTCAAGGAGGTAttgaagaagagaaaaaggTTCTCACAAAACGTTCTCCAGAAAAACTTGTGGAACAATCCGAACGAGGAAAATTACTCTTCGAAGAGGCGTCATCCCTTGGCCTGCCAGACGAGGCACAAAAGGCCGAGACCGAAAATTCAGCTACCGGATTAGTCCCAAGTTTGCCAGGCAGCGAGGAAGCCCCAGTTGAGGCATCAGGAttcgaaatatcaaaagaaactGCCCGTGAAACAGCAGATATTGATCAGGCCGACACACTAACAAAATTGGAACTTGGAAATGAATCTCTTTCTCAAGATGTTGCCGAAACTGCAACAGATTTGGCGGCCAATGAAGAAGCTGCAGCTGCATCTCCAGTAAGTCTATTACCCCTAGATCTTAACACTTTGTTGGACAATAAAAAGCAGCAAGAAAACCCGCTTGTGAGAGATTCTCCTGAAGCTGAAGATCCGAGAGCAGACATTCCCCTTGAAGCAGAGATCTCTGGAGATGAACGGCAAGAAACTCCTCTTAAAGAATCTCTTATTGAAAGTGATATCGAAGCCGAACTTGATGCTGCAGAGGAGGAGGTAAACGAGGAACCTTCCAGCTCTCGGCAAATCCCCCAAGTCGCTCAAAACGAACCTAACAATGAAGCTTCGCCTGCGTTTGACCTCCCACAAGAAGTGTTTCAGCCCTTGGTGCTGCGAGAACATCCTGAAGGCTCTCACGAAGAGTCCAATAAAGATGAGGCGACTGTTAGTCGATCTCCCATTAATTCAAGAATATATCGACTTGGGGAGCCTTCAGTTGAGCAGATTTTAAGCGCGGAATTGGGGAGAAATTCGGAGGAAACGAGCCAGGCCGATGCGCTCCTCCAAGACCAGTCAATTAGGACTGAAGAGGCGCCTTCCGAAGAGGAGGATGTTGACGGAGATTTGGATGTTGTGGAgcaaataattgaagaaatccATTACGAGACTGACGAAGAGGACTTGGACGATGATCAGGAGAGGGTGAACGGGGTGGGCACAAGCGAGGGCTCCTCTAGGAATGGGGCGGAGCCCAGCGAGACTGCAGCGGAAAACGACATTTCCGAG AATGAACTCGTGAACGACGATGATGAAGAGGACGAAGAGATAGAGGAGATCATTGAGTATGTGGACAACACTGACGAAGAGGGCGAGGAGATAATCGAAGTCAACGGAAACGAGAGGCACCTCAACAACGGCAACCACGCTCATTGA
- the LOC136342175 gene encoding uro-adherence factor A-like isoform X1 has protein sequence MTDRPTNQHETTARLPQWSNQGLGPKRTMLVMVVVVGCFAVLWPKIFYPMLVGNANSGMRPGPEDRGCCDVISEMDVDTIKIMSELCRSIIDRGGNNELKGKEIVAQCRKAVLETCGIDISAALHDRISLGHSTKQILEEVRSLNGTMCLQYHFGVSPWKLGVGHRVNAKAYPANSIRQERPAYIRPGAMHPAFRERGRAIPETGEGLPRRAVPPKIVEGRPGPIPGIRPAMGGQGIVHPKQHTQGLIGILMPIYTIIIVIFFTYTCIRLASKKKTEMSYEGAPLYPPCDTDDDFRKEVFDTGRPFFDRPYRDNSKIGHRERDAIVNAVAALLEEVNIEIEAHKNKTPPDPASSNTEQERLKPNGALPKDEDQGSVTVLGMVTTASAESGKKWSRPDSPVLPHMQQTPKEPSPPPQQIFLDTPLPPQSQILVAELEAQKDSEDDCPVVLAGKMTLSVISLDSEDSSSSGRREDEGRRTSSSNVSEEFEKINAADLEEQIDDIIEQGVAVAEDIEELSPLGRTPLEGEEEDVMQEIKTQLKLEDDFLKVLREEELQSVVKEDSANLELENLINIQKQLEKALFEDSPPSVDLEKGDETLQRGKALFAETSHELQEEPKEPESAFSVVGFVPDLSGGQGSNEEVSKRIEETFQNIESDAVSGNETELEKALFEGVSHELQEKPMEPDPEISVGGLVPDSFGNQESNEQVSRIAAETSQNRESNILLGKEKQLGKALFEEASHELQEEAKEPEPETSLVGLIPELLGSGRNNEEALELEAVLDIQQQLEKALFRTSQGGIEEEKKVLTKRSPEKLVEQSERGKLLFEEASSLGLPDEAQKAETENSATGLVPSLPGSEEAPVEASGFEISKETARETADIDQADTLTKLELGNESLSQDVAETATDLAANEEAAAASPVSLLPLDLNTLLDNKKQQENPLVRDSPEAEDPRADIPLEAEISGDERQETPLKESLIESDIEAELDAAEEEVNEEPSSSRQIPQVAQNEPNNEASPAFDLPQEVFQPLVLREHPEGSHEESNKDEATVSRSPINSRIYRLGEPSVEQILSAELGRNSEETSQADALLQDQSIRTEEAPSEEEDVDGDLDVVEQIIEEIHYETDEEDLDDDQERVNGVGTSEGSSRNGAEPSETAAENDISENELVNDDDEEDEEIEEIIEYVDNTDEEGEEIIEVNGNERHLNNGNHAH, from the exons ATGACGGACCGTCCAACCAACCAACACGAGACCACCGCGCGACTGCCCCAATGGTCCAACCAGGGCCTTGGTCCCAAGAGAACGATGCTGGtgatggtggtggtggtgggcTGTTTCGCCGTACTCTGGCCCAAGATCTTCTACCCCATGCTGGTGGGCAACGCCAATTCGGGCATGCGCCCTGGTCCCGAAGACCGAG GCTGTTGCGACGTCATCTCTGAAATGGACGTGGAcaccattaaaataatgtcGGAGCTATGCAGGTCCATTATAGATCGGGGGGGCAATAACGAACTGAAGGGCAAGGAAATTGTGGCCCAATGCCGGAAAGCTGTTTTGGAGACTTGCGGCATCGACATTTCGGCCGCGTTGCACGACCGCATTTCGTTAGGCCACAGCACCAAACAGATCTTGGAGGAGGTGCGCTCCCTTAACGGCACGATGTGCCTGCAGTACCATTTCGGGGTGTCTCCATGGAAGCTGGGGGTGGGGCATCGTGTCAACGCGAAGGCCTATCCGGCCAATA GTATACGTCAGGAGAGACCCGCCTATATTCGACCGGGAGCGATGCACCCCGCCTTCAGGGAGCGCGGAAGGGCCATTCCGGAAACGGGGGAGGGTCTGCCCAGAAGGGCGGTACCACCCAAAATCGTGGAGGGCCGG CCGGGCCCCATCCCAGGAATAAGACCCGCCATGGGTGGACAGGGCATTGTCCACCCGAAGCAACACACCCAGGGCCTCATCGGCATTCTCATGCCCATCTACACAATAATTATAGTAATCTTCTTCACATACACTTGCATTAGG CTCGCCTCCAAGAAGAAAACTGAAATGAGCTACGAAGGGGCGCCACTGTACCCCCCCTGTGACACCGACGACGATTTCCGCAAAGAAGTCTTCGACACGGGCAGGCCCTTCTTTGATCGGCCCTACAGGGACAACAGCAAAATCG GACACAGGGAAAGGGACGCAA TCGTAAATGCGGTGGCCGCCCTCCTGGAGGAGGTCAATATCGAGATCGAGGCCCACAAGAATAAAACGCCCCCCGATCCCGCCTCCTCCAACACAGAACAG GAGAGGCTCAAGCCCAATGGGGCGCTTCCGAAAGACGAGGACCAAGGCTCGGTCACCGTATTGGGAATGGTTACGACAGCCAGTGCTGAGAGTGGTAAAAAGTGGTCCCGACCAGACTCTCCGGTCCTCCCACACATGCAGCAGACTCCCAAGGAAccttctcctcctcctcaG CAAATATTCTTGGACACACCTCTGCCGCCTCAATCTCAGATCCTGGTAGCAGAGCTGGAGGCTCAGAAAGATTCTGAGGATGACTGCCCAGTGGTGTTGGCAGGCAAAATGACCCTCAGTGTAATCAGCTTGGATTCTG AGGACTCTTCAAGCTCGGGAAGGAGGGAGGACGAGGGGCGCAGGACCAGCAGCAGCAACGTTTCAGAGGAGTTCGAGAAAATCAACGCTGCCGACCTCGAGGAGCAGATTGACGACATCATTGAGCAGGGCGTCGCCGTGGCTGAAGACATTGAGGA ACTCAGCCCTCTGGGGAGAACGCCCTTGGAAGGGGAGGAGGAAGACGTTATGCAGGAAATCAAGACGCAGCTAAAGCTGGAGgatgattttttgaaagtctTGCGAGAGGAGGAGCTGCAGAGCGTGGTTAAAGAAGACTCTGCAAACCTGGAATTggagaatttaattaatattcagaAGCAACTGGAAAAGGCACTTTTTGAGGATTCTCCACCAAGTGTGGACCTTGAGAAGGGAGATGAAACTCTCCAGCGAGGGAAAGCACTCTTTGCGGAAACCTCCCATGAGCTGCAAGAGGAGCCAAAGGAGCCTGAGTCAGCATTTTCAGTAGTGGGTTTCGTTCCGGATTTATCGGGCGGCCAAGGGAGTAACGAAGAAGTCTCCAAGAGAATTGAAGAAACCTTTCAAAATATAGAAAGTGACGCTGTTTCGGGTAACGAAACGGAGCTGGAAAAGGCACTTTTTGAGGGAGTCTCCCATGAGCTGCAAGAGAAGCCAATGGAGCCTGACCCAGAAATTTCAGTGGGGGGTTTAGTTCCAGACTCGTTCGGTAACCAGGAAAGTAACGAACAAGTCTCCAGGATAGCTGCAGAAACATCTCAAAACAGAGAAAGTAACATTCTTTTGGGTAAAGAGAAGCAGCTGGGAAAGGCACTCTTTGAGGAAGCCTCTCATGAGCTGCAAGAAGAGGCAAAAGAGCCCGAACCGGAGACTTCTTTAGTCGGTTTAATTCCGGAATTACTGGGCAGTGGAAGAAACAATGAAGAAGCCCTGGAACTCGAGGCTGTTTTAGACATTCAGCAACAGTTAGAAAAGGCACTTTTCCGGACCTCTCAAGGAGGTAttgaagaagagaaaaaggTTCTCACAAAACGTTCTCCAGAAAAACTTGTGGAACAATCCGAACGAGGAAAATTACTCTTCGAAGAGGCGTCATCCCTTGGCCTGCCAGACGAGGCACAAAAGGCCGAGACCGAAAATTCAGCTACCGGATTAGTCCCAAGTTTGCCAGGCAGCGAGGAAGCCCCAGTTGAGGCATCAGGAttcgaaatatcaaaagaaactGCCCGTGAAACAGCAGATATTGATCAGGCCGACACACTAACAAAATTGGAACTTGGAAATGAATCTCTTTCTCAAGATGTTGCCGAAACTGCAACAGATTTGGCGGCCAATGAAGAAGCTGCAGCTGCATCTCCAGTAAGTCTATTACCCCTAGATCTTAACACTTTGTTGGACAATAAAAAGCAGCAAGAAAACCCGCTTGTGAGAGATTCTCCTGAAGCTGAAGATCCGAGAGCAGACATTCCCCTTGAAGCAGAGATCTCTGGAGATGAACGGCAAGAAACTCCTCTTAAAGAATCTCTTATTGAAAGTGATATCGAAGCCGAACTTGATGCTGCAGAGGAGGAGGTAAACGAGGAACCTTCCAGCTCTCGGCAAATCCCCCAAGTCGCTCAAAACGAACCTAACAATGAAGCTTCGCCTGCGTTTGACCTCCCACAAGAAGTGTTTCAGCCCTTGGTGCTGCGAGAACATCCTGAAGGCTCTCACGAAGAGTCCAATAAAGATGAGGCGACTGTTAGTCGATCTCCCATTAATTCAAGAATATATCGACTTGGGGAGCCTTCAGTTGAGCAGATTTTAAGCGCGGAATTGGGGAGAAATTCGGAGGAAACGAGCCAGGCCGATGCGCTCCTCCAAGACCAGTCAATTAGGACTGAAGAGGCGCCTTCCGAAGAGGAGGATGTTGACGGAGATTTGGATGTTGTGGAgcaaataattgaagaaatccATTACGAGACTGACGAAGAGGACTTGGACGATGATCAGGAGAGGGTGAACGGGGTGGGCACAAGCGAGGGCTCCTCTAGGAATGGGGCGGAGCCCAGCGAGACTGCAGCGGAAAACGACATTTCCGAG AATGAACTCGTGAACGACGATGATGAAGAGGACGAAGAGATAGAGGAGATCATTGAGTATGTGGACAACACTGACGAAGAGGGCGAGGAGATAATCGAAGTCAACGGAAACGAGAGGCACCTCAACAACGGCAACCACGCTCATTGA